The proteins below are encoded in one region of Brachyspira intermedia PWS/A:
- the rsmG gene encoding 16S rRNA (guanine(527)-N(7))-methyltransferase RsmG: protein MDFDLLLDNIRSSIKINENQKQKLIEYASLVIDYNKNVNITGAKTIEDFFNDHIADCLLALDIFADYDNIIDIGSGSGLPSIPLAIVFNDKKFTLCESKNKKAEFLRLAKDKLELNNIEVKCINAYEIKEKYDTITSRAFSDIATLLKIFNKLKTKKSKLVLYKGKKEKIEEELKEANIQKNKYNIEIKKLESRDKERHMVIISSL, encoded by the coding sequence ATGGATTTTGATTTACTATTAGACAATATCAGAAGTAGTATAAAAATTAATGAAAATCAAAAACAAAAACTTATAGAGTATGCTTCTCTAGTAATAGATTATAATAAAAATGTTAATATTACAGGAGCAAAAACTATAGAAGATTTCTTTAATGATCATATTGCTGATTGTCTTCTTGCTTTAGATATATTTGCTGATTATGATAATATAATAGATATAGGTTCAGGTTCAGGACTTCCTTCTATACCGCTTGCTATTGTGTTTAATGATAAGAAATTTACTTTATGCGAATCTAAAAATAAAAAGGCTGAGTTTTTAAGATTAGCTAAAGATAAATTAGAATTAAATAACATAGAAGTAAAATGTATAAATGCTTATGAGATAAAAGAAAAGTATGATACTATTACATCAAGAGCTTTTTCAGATATAGCAACACTTTTAAAAATATTTAATAAATTAAAAACAAAAAAATCAAAATTAGTTTTGTATAAAGGCAAGAAAGAAAAAATAGAAGAAGAATTAAAAGAAGCCAATATACAAAAAAATAAATATAATATAGAAATAAAGAAACTTGAATCAAGAGATAAAGAACGTCATATGGTTATAATATCAAGTTTATGA